The following coding sequences are from one Dermacentor silvarum isolate Dsil-2018 chromosome 4, BIME_Dsil_1.4, whole genome shotgun sequence window:
- the LOC119449734 gene encoding protein Fe65 homolog, giving the protein MLTGMNSLSTNHAFCLERDEDSGDLDVNLNGPVRVKSRWSYAQLHVQSMGIDLTSQPMLEQPDGDNNLLSEKEVDEAEQQDLPEGWERHLDDDGPYYWHIRTGTIQRERPREGTTRSLPTPESRPLLPPPPEPPAAQPQEDCVAGGSSSGEAMRFAVRSLGWSEIPESELTPERSSRALNRCIVDLSLGRGLDGVGRWGEGRSLLLELDGFQLRLLRPQDGTVLHCQPLHAIRVWGVGRDNGRERDFAYVARDSGTRRFMCHVFRCDMPARIIANALRDVCKKMVLERSLSDPSGDKRAAPAEPPSRRVGSALDRLASLSLEEGVEGGLLRPMEEPRKVLRALYLGSMPVAAAAGIDLLNGAIDTLLDRVPRAHWLPVQVAVAPSTVTVTLDPAGGGRGQVLAECRVRFLSFLGIGKEVTNCGFIMHTAQDQFEAHVLHCDPSAGALCKTIEAACKLRYQKCLDAHRQANNSPPPQQQPTKALSSLKGVLGSIVGRAIGVVQQVS; this is encoded by the exons ATGCTGACCGGAATGAACTCGCTAAGCACCAACCACGCTTTTTGCTTGG AGCGTGATGAAGACTCTGGTGACCTGGATGTGAACTTGAATGGACCCGTTCGGGTTAAAAGCCGCTGGAGCTATGCACAGCTACATGTTCAATCCATGGGCATCGACCTGACCAGCCAGCCTATGCTTGAACAGCCAGATGGTGACAATAACTT ACTGTCAGAGAAGGAGGTGGATGAGGCAGAGCAACAGGACCTGCCCGAGGGCTGGGAGCGCCACCTAGATGACGACGGTCCCTACTACTGGCACATCCGCACTGGGACCATCCAACGTGAGCGACCACGGGAGGGGACCACTCGCTCTCTCCCGACACCTGAAAGCCGGCCGCTACTCCCCCCGCCACCCGAACCACCGGCTGCTCAGCCACAG GAGGACTGTGTAGctggtggcagcagcagcggggaGGCAATGCGCTTTGCCGTGCGTTCTCTGGGCTGGTCAGAGATTCCCGAGAGTGAGCTGACCCCAGAGCGGTCAAGCCGGGCACTGAACCGCTGCATTGTGGACCTGTCACTCGGCCGAGGGCTTGATGGTGTGGGTCGATGGGGCGAGGGGCGATCCTTGCTCCTGGAGCTGGACGGCTTCCAACTGCGTCTGCTGCGGCCCCAAGATGGCACAGTGCTTCACTGTCAGCCCCTGCATGCCATTCGCGTTTGGGGCGTTGGCAGGGACAATGGCCG GGAGCG GGACTTTGCATATGTAGCACGTGACAGCGGCACCCGACGCTTCATGTGCCACGTCTTTCGTTGCGACATGCCAGCACGCATTATCGCCAATGCCTTGCGAGACGTCTGCAAGAAGATGGTGCTGGAGCGGAGCCTCTCCGATCCATCTGGTGATAAGCGGGCAGCACCTGCGGAGCCTCCATCCCGGCGTGTAGGTTCTGCCCTGGACCGCCTCGCCAGCCTTTCATTGG AGGAGGGTGTGGAAGGGGGCCTGCTGCGGCCCATGGAGGAGCCGCGCAAGGTGCTGCGGGCCCTGTACCTGGGCAGCATGCCTGTGGCGGCAGCCGCCGGCATCGACCTGCTCAACGGGGCCATTGACACCCTGCTCGACCGCGTACCTCGCGCACATTGGCTGCCCGTACAG gtggcagtggccccTTCGACAGTGACGGTGACATTGGATCCGGCGGGCGGCGGGCGTGGCCAGGTGCTGGCCGAGTGCCGTGTTCGGTTCCTCTCGTTCCTTGGCATTGGCAAGGAAGTCAC GAATTGTGGGTTCATCATGCACACAGCCCAGGACCAATTTGAGGCGCACGTGCTTCATTGTGATCCATCTGCGGGTGCGCTCTGCAAGACCATTGAGGCTGCATGCAAACTGCGCTACCAGAAGTGCCTCGATGCGCACCGGCAAGCCAACAACTCTCCACCTCCGCAGCAGCAGCCCACTAAG GCGCTGTCATCACTCAAGGGAGTCCTGGGCAGCATCGTGGGCCGCGCCATTGGAGTCGTGCAACAAGTCTCCTGA